The genomic window GAAATTTATCATAGCTATTTTATCTCCAAAATTACTTTCTAAGGCAAGGAAAAATCCCCGAATTCAAAAATCGAAGTCAAGTTTTTACGTTGACTCGGCGGCCTTGCGAAGGTGACAAAGGGAGAAAAGTTTAAAAGACCGAACAGGAATTCGAATGAAAAATCTCAGCTCAATCCTACTAGGACTCAAGTCCTTATCAATATCCGTTATCTTCCTTATGATCGCCTTCAGTCAAACTTCGGCGGAAACGATCCTTTTAAAAAACGGCGAAAAAACCTATGGAACCGTAATCGACCAGTCAACAGACACGGTTACAATCCTGAAAGAAACTAAAAGACAAACCCTGGCTAAATCCCAGATTTTAAAGATTATATTCAAAGATATCAAGGATGAGGCTGAACTCGCAAAATTATTCGACGCTGAAAAAAAGAAACTGAACAAAGACGGCAAAAAACCGGAAAAAGAAGAACAGTTGGACACTATTCTTCTAGAACAAATGATCAAGGAGAACAGTTATAAGGCGGTTCAAAAACGTCTGGCATTGATCGAGAAATACATAGACGAACAAGATTCCAGTTGGGAAGAATATATTTCCGCCAACAGAAATCCTTGGGAGCCTGTTTGGAAATCCGCTATCCTTCCTGGTTGGGGACTTTCCACAATGAAACATGAAAACTACGCGAGAGCCTATCAAATAGCAATCGGTCTTTCTCTCATTGTAGCGATCGGTGGAAGCCAAGCCGCAACAGAACAACATAATAAAGCGGAAAATCGACTGAGTAAAATTTTATTCGAAGATCCAGTTACTTATGCACAGATCCAAGGCTCCGGTATCACTGGTGCTTCTCTTGTAGTAACAAAACTGCAGTCGGATAGTATCTCGGAGTA from Leptospira neocaledonica includes these protein-coding regions:
- a CDS encoding LA_0442/LA_0875 N-terminal domain-containing protein, translated to MKNLSSILLGLKSLSISVIFLMIAFSQTSAETILLKNGEKTYGTVIDQSTDTVTILKETKRQTLAKSQILKIIFKDIKDEAELAKLFDAEKKKLNKDGKKPEKEEQLDTILLEQMIKENSYKAVQKRLALIEKYIDEQDSSWEEYISANRNPWEPVWKSAILPGWGLSTMKHENYARAYQIAIGLSLIVAIGGSQAATEQHNKAENRLSKILFEDPVTYAQIQGSGITGASLVVTKLQSDSISEYNSFKSKENQYDTYSRTGLYFGVGLYLIQLAQSYFLGQKWATHNIIQTPSGEAVKEGFNFKSNYMPIAAGGASNLWEYRTDLRYVSTF